The following coding sequences are from one Ruminococcus flavefaciens AE3010 window:
- a CDS encoding FeoB-associated Cys-rich membrane protein, translating into MNTIDIILIAVIAAAFIAAVAVCIRNKKQGKGCGGCCGDCSACCRDMQQK; encoded by the coding sequence ATGAATACAATAGATATTATCCTTATTGCAGTTATAGCAGCCGCATTCATTGCCGCTGTGGCAGTCTGCATACGGAACAAGAAACAGGGCAAGGGCTGCGGGGGCTGCTGCGGAGACTGCTCAGCCTGCTGCAGGGATATGCAGCAAAAATAA